The region TCATCACAGTGGGATCTCGCCATCGAAATCGTCACCACACTCCGGCAGGCAGGGCACATCGCTCTGTTTGCTGGTGGATGTGTGCGCGATCTGCTGCTTGGCAAAACTCCTAAAGATTATGATGTTGCGACATCTGCCAATCCGGAGGAAGTCCAGCAGTTGTTTGGTTATCGCCGCACGAAAGCCGTGGGTGCCAGTTTTGGCGTCATCATGGTGCTCCCTGCTCGCAAAAAAGGCGAACCCCATCACAAATCTGATCAACCAGCCATACCACCCGTGGAAGTTGCCACGTTTCGCAAAGATGGTCTGTATGTCGATGGTCGCCGCCCTGAAACTGTCACGTTTTCTTCCCCCGAAGAAGATGCTCAACGGCGAGACTTTACGATCAACGGCATGTTCTTCGACCCACTGACTGAAACCGTTCACGACTTTGTGGGAGGCCAGATTGATCTGCAGTCCAGGCAACTCCGCGCAATTGGCATCGCAGCCGACCGCTTCAAAGAAGACAAGCTGAGATTGCTCCGGGCAGTTCGGTTTAATTCCATCCTGGATTTCTCGATTGAATTCGAGACATGGCGAGCGATTCAAGATCTGGCACCCGAGATCTGTGTTGTCAGCCACGAACGTATTGCTGCGGAACTGCGCCGCATGCTGGCCCATCCTTCACGTCATTCATCGATCCAGACTTTAGACCACGCGGGATTAACAGGAGCTATTTTCGGCAAGATTCTTTCAGCCACCAGCCCTGATTTACTCCTCGCTCTCCAATCGCTGAAGACAGACCACTTTGAAACAGCCATGGCTCTCTGGTTGCGGGAACTGCCCGTCGAGACGCTGAGAAGCATCTGCTCTCAACTTCGCCTGTCGAATCAGGAACGCGATGCCATCGTCTGGCTGCATACCATGCAGTCGGCATGGCTGGAATTCAGTGACTGGCCGGTATGCCGACAAAAGCGGCTTCTGGCATATCCTTTGGTCAATGAACTGATTGCGTCAGGCCAGGCTCTGGCCAGTGCCCAATTACTGGAAAGCCGCCATGTCGATGCTGCCATTGAAAGGCTGCAATCCTGGTCAAAGGAGGAGATCGATCCGCCGTTACAAGTGACAGGCGAAGACCTCATTCACTGGGGGATTTCGCCCGGCCCACAGTTCAAACAGATTCTCGAACAATTACGAGATGGCCAACTCGAAGGCCGGCTCACCAGCCGTGAAGCCGCTCATCAGTGGCTCGCTGATGAAAACTATCTCCCTCGAACCTGATCAAAAGCTGCATGTCATCCCACAGATGGATGGTTGGCTGCAATTTTTAATCCAAAAGGTGGGCCAGGCCATCGATGTGTCACAAAACACCTCTGGAGTTGCGAAATTCATCTCCATGAGCGAATCTTTGCATCGACATATGCCTTGATAATCACACTTGATTCCTCCTCTTCCGCACAACATCCATTTGCCGAAAGCCTGACAGATGACTGCTCCCGTTCGTATAGCCATTATTGGTGCAGGGCTGGTCTCCGATTTTCACCATGTGCCAGGGATTCGGATTGACCAGCGGAGCAAACTCACTGCCGTCTGCGACCCCAACGAAGAGCTTCTCAACAAGCGGAAGACCGAATGGGGCGACGCGCTGTACACCACAAGTTACGAGGAAATTGCCCAATCTCCAGATGTTGATGCAGTGATCATCGCCACGCCGAACTTTACACATTTGCCGATCACGAAAGCCTGCCTGGAGGGTGGTAAGCACGTCATGTGCGAGAAACCACTCGGGGTCACTGCAGCCGAGGCCTGGGAGATGTTTCATCTCGCCGACAGATTGAAACTCAAACACATGACGGCCTTCACCTACCGCTTTGCCCCATCCATGATTTATCTCCGACATCTCCTGAAATCGGGTGGTCTCGGTGAACCCAGGCATTTTCGCAGCCAGCGATTCCTCGATTGGCCTGAAACGAGTTGGGGATGGCGACAATACAAAAAACTTGCCGGGGCAGGGGATCTTTACGACATGACCATCCACCGCATCGACTTTGCACAAGATCTGCTCGGCCCGATTCAAAGTGTCTGCGGGGCTGTCAAAACTTTTGTCCCTCGTGACAAAACCGCAGATGGCAAATCCTGCGAACCTTCCGATGTCGATGACTGGTCAGCCATGATTGGCCGCTTTGCTTGCGGTGCTGTGGGTGTCTGGGAAGGCAGTACGTTGATGAAAGGTCACCACAACAAAGGTGTCGGCTACGAATGGGCCGAAATCAATGGGAGCGAAGGCTCAGCCGCCTATCTGCTGAATGAACCGCACCATATTATGCTTGGTAAACACGGTGGTTCGATGGAAAAGGTCGATGTGCCTTCCCAATACTTAAAACCAGCGGGCAGCCCACGATCGACCACAGATGGTCTTCCGACCACTCTCTTCCGCTATGACCTCGTTTATGAGTTTGTTTCGTCGATTTTAGAAGATCGACCAGCGATGCCTGGCTTTGATCACGGTGCTCATGCACAAACTGTGGCCGATGCTGTCCTCGCTTCTTCAGCCGAAGGAAAGTGGATCGACGTTCCCAAGGTCTCTTGAAACTCTTGCCTCAGACCACAGATACCCTGCTCACATCGGTAGCCAGTTGATCGTGTGAGTTTCAACTGAAATATGGGCAGTCTAATACAATTGCCAATAGACCACTGCCGCGATCATCAGACCTAAGGCGACGACCAGCCACAAGGTGGGGAGTCGCCACATCATTTGCCAGACTCCGGCATGGATGGCCTGATGCAACAGATTCTTTAAGAATTCTCGAGCACGGTCATCCATAGGGGAATCCAGGAATCAGTCAGCCAGCGAACTCCTGTCCGCAGCAAACGACCATAGTCGAAGTGTGAGGTGAATTCGTGTGGTGTTACCACAGATGGGCTGCTTTTCTCAAGCACGAATTCATCGGACAGTCTTTAAGAGCATGCAAGGCAATCAGCTGATTCGCCAACCAAATCTTCTGGAACGTAGGCCGGGGGTTTCTGCAGGATGTTGGACACGATGTTACTCATCATGACTTTTGACTGAAGACTGACAGAGATCGCGGACCGTGCGATAACAACTTTTCGCCGCCTGCAGAGCTTTTCCTCGTCGCGACCAGGAGAACGTCCCGGAAAATAACTCCTGCCTGTCTTTCCAGACTGATTCCACATAAGAACCACGCACTGCACAACTATCGATGCGTGTAATTTCCGGATATCGCTGACTGACAGCCGCAGCCATTTCCAGTTCGGACCACAACCCCGGCGCTCCAGCCGAGTAAGCAGGATCCCAGCCAATTTTGAATCCCACGAGTGTATCACCGCTTTGCAGATTGCAGGTACTGGCAATGGTCTGACCATTCAATTGCAGTTCACCGAACAGCACTCGTTTTTCGCGTGCCAGCCCATCGATCATTCTTCGAAAAAAAGCTTCGTCCGCACTTTTCAATCCAATGGCAGTGCCAGACAGCAGCTTCCAACCCGATTTTTCCAGACGCAGAAAGTCATTGACCTGAGGATCACGACTGCTTTGCACGGGTTCGAGCCGATACTGAACTTCTCCCAATTCTTCTAAAGCACGCCGACAGCGTTTCAACGACTTCCGTCGACTCTTCGAACACGCCTGCAGCAGATCTTCGGTCGTCTGGTTTCTGCCCGTCACATACTCTGCTCGTTGCCATTCTCCAGTCGTTGTCACAGAGATTCCCAGCCTCTCAGCGGCTTCAATCATGAGTTGAGTCTGCATCGATTTCACAGGGAGATTCTTGATCTGAAATCCATGCCACTCTCGTTGCTGTAACTGATAGTCCAACAGCGCATCGATGGCCCGTTTTTCGCTTTCACGGGAAACTAACCACCCCTGCTGAAAGGCGTATGGCGAAGCTAATCCTCTCGCCATCGGTAAAGGACTCAACAGACTCCAGCAGGCGACTTCAAACAGACAGAGCCCCAACCATCTGCCTGTCCTCAAATCTTCTGCAATCAATAGTATGGGACATAAACCGGTAGGAACTTCCTCGATCAGAGGAATCACAAACTCGGGATCGAGAAATACATTGGGTTCGATGGATTCACTGAAAAGTGTTCGCCACTTCATCAGGTCAAACTGTGATACATCCAAAGGATGGAGTCGTCGGATACAAACCGGCCCCTCTTCAAGACTCTTTTCGGCTTCAGAGCAAGTGGACGACATGACGAGCAACAATTTCACTGACTCCAGAAGGCTGGAAACCTGAATGTTTTGTAAGACTTCTGTTTGAGTTTTCCTTACTTACACCAACCTGAAGGGAAACTTCAGCTTTTGATCGACGACTTTTTCATAAGCGACATCGATTCATCTGTTACAATTGATATGACCGCCAGTATCTCACCACGACAGATTAAGAATCCTGAATTCATCGACACCTGTGTGAAAAGAAGGCCACAACATGACAACCACCCTGACTCCGCCTCGAAAGTATGCCGCTCCAGCCATTAAACAGACCAAGCTCCTCATTGGCGGCGAATGGTGCGATGCTGCCGATGGCCGAACTTTTGCCACTTACAATCCTGTGAACGAAGAGAAGATCGCGGATGTTGCTCTCGCTGTAAAAGTGGATGTCGATCGCGCTGTAGCCGCCGCTCGGAAGGCCTTCGAATCGGGACCGTGGCATACCATGGATGCCCGTGATCGCGGCCAACTGATCGGCAAACTGGCAGATCTCATCGAAGCCAACTTTGACGAGTTGGCCGCTCTCGAAACGCTCGACAATGGCAAGCCAATTCGCGATAGCAGGGGTGCTGATCTTCCGCTGGTGATTGATTGCCTTCGCTACTATGCGGGCTGGGCCGACAAGATTGTGGGCCA is a window of Planctopirus limnophila DSM 3776 DNA encoding:
- a CDS encoding Gfo/Idh/MocA family protein, which produces MTAPVRIAIIGAGLVSDFHHVPGIRIDQRSKLTAVCDPNEELLNKRKTEWGDALYTTSYEEIAQSPDVDAVIIATPNFTHLPITKACLEGGKHVMCEKPLGVTAAEAWEMFHLADRLKLKHMTAFTYRFAPSMIYLRHLLKSGGLGEPRHFRSQRFLDWPETSWGWRQYKKLAGAGDLYDMTIHRIDFAQDLLGPIQSVCGAVKTFVPRDKTADGKSCEPSDVDDWSAMIGRFACGAVGVWEGSTLMKGHHNKGVGYEWAEINGSEGSAAYLLNEPHHIMLGKHGGSMEKVDVPSQYLKPAGSPRSTTDGLPTTLFRYDLVYEFVSSILEDRPAMPGFDHGAHAQTVADAVLASSAEGKWIDVPKVS
- a CDS encoding CCA tRNA nucleotidyltransferase yields the protein MSSQWDLAIEIVTTLRQAGHIALFAGGCVRDLLLGKTPKDYDVATSANPEEVQQLFGYRRTKAVGASFGVIMVLPARKKGEPHHKSDQPAIPPVEVATFRKDGLYVDGRRPETVTFSSPEEDAQRRDFTINGMFFDPLTETVHDFVGGQIDLQSRQLRAIGIAADRFKEDKLRLLRAVRFNSILDFSIEFETWRAIQDLAPEICVVSHERIAAELRRMLAHPSRHSSIQTLDHAGLTGAIFGKILSATSPDLLLALQSLKTDHFETAMALWLRELPVETLRSICSQLRLSNQERDAIVWLHTMQSAWLEFSDWPVCRQKRLLAYPLVNELIASGQALASAQLLESRHVDAAIERLQSWSKEEIDPPLQVTGEDLIHWGISPGPQFKQILEQLRDGQLEGRLTSREAAHQWLADENYLPRT
- a CDS encoding GNAT family N-acetyltransferase, yielding MSSTCSEAEKSLEEGPVCIRRLHPLDVSQFDLMKWRTLFSESIEPNVFLDPEFVIPLIEEVPTGLCPILLIAEDLRTGRWLGLCLFEVACWSLLSPLPMARGLASPYAFQQGWLVSRESEKRAIDALLDYQLQQREWHGFQIKNLPVKSMQTQLMIEAAERLGISVTTTGEWQRAEYVTGRNQTTEDLLQACSKSRRKSLKRCRRALEELGEVQYRLEPVQSSRDPQVNDFLRLEKSGWKLLSGTAIGLKSADEAFFRRMIDGLAREKRVLFGELQLNGQTIASTCNLQSGDTLVGFKIGWDPAYSAGAPGLWSELEMAAAVSQRYPEITRIDSCAVRGSYVESVWKDRQELFSGTFSWSRRGKALQAAKSCYRTVRDLCQSSVKSHDE